From a region of the Candidatus Poribacteria bacterium genome:
- a CDS encoding N-6 DNA methylase — MLNIKPTHKPIKNFYAELKQYESLGATNETEVRLAFATLLQHYARQNNLTLICEKSLRTPQNRTIYVDGMLTDNDFGLPRGYWEAKDLHDPFPTVIREKFDVDYPQDNILFTTQERAVLYQDGREVMDVDVADPEAFIRALHTFFRYEQTDITNWERAVVEFKDRVPALGKRAAALIQNEGEINARFQEAFADFCRQCQEAINPNLSKSAVEEMLIQHLLTERIFRTVFDNPDFTRRNIIAREIENVIDALIQQSYNRSELLRELNPFYRAIERAAATFIDFSQKQHFLNTVYEQFFQGFSVKVADTHGIVYTPQPIVNFMVKSVSHLLETEFGRSLSDTGVHLIDPFVGTGNFIVRLIQEINKTALKAKYSNELHCNEVLLMPYYIASMNIEHEFYVATKQYQPFDNLCLVDTFDLTTERQLSMFAPENTRRVEKQKQTEMFVVIGNPPYNARQMDENDANRNRKYPVLDKQIQETYAQASSATNKTSLYDPYVKAIFWALDRIEGEGIVAFITNHNFITGQAFDGMRKHLAEACDAIYLLDLGGNVRKGHAGDSNVFDIQVGVSINLFVKKHQDGKGPARIFYNVETAEMNKETTFEFLDTCEHVGSVNWQTIQPDARHTWLTEGLREDFETFVPIGSKAAKAEKGEVSGVIFHQFSSGVKTNRDAWAINFDQDTLATNVQRMTEFYNTQVFKWQGIVDKSGIDLDDFVVYDHEKISWSSGLKQKLMGGYIAEFTPEKVRKTLYRPFTKSRFYFDRFMVERVYVFPSIFPTPETEAGNRVICVNISQEKPFTCLMTNCIPEHIMTGGFGSAGQYFPFYIYDEDGTNRRENITDWALTQFRERYTDEQVTKWDIFHYTYALLHHPVYRERYQVNLKRDLPNIPFAPKFWEFVETGRRLAEIHVHYEDQPQYNLDLIETPDMPLDWHVEQMRFSKDKTQIKYNDFLTLAGIPAEVFEYRLGNRSALEWVVDQYRVKTDRRSGIENNPNRADDEKYIVDLIRKVISVSLETVGIVERLSALDIDREES, encoded by the coding sequence ATGCTAAACATCAAACCGACGCACAAACCGATAAAAAACTTTTACGCCGAACTCAAACAATACGAAAGTCTCGGCGCGACAAATGAAACCGAAGTCCGACTCGCCTTTGCGACGCTCCTCCAACACTACGCCCGACAGAATAATCTAACACTTATCTGTGAGAAATCGCTCCGAACCCCGCAAAACAGGACGATTTACGTCGATGGGATGCTCACCGATAACGACTTCGGCTTGCCACGCGGCTACTGGGAAGCGAAAGACCTCCACGACCCCTTCCCTACAGTGATTAGAGAGAAATTTGATGTAGACTATCCACAAGATAACATTCTCTTTACGACCCAAGAACGCGCCGTTCTCTATCAAGATGGACGAGAGGTCATGGATGTAGATGTCGCCGACCCAGAAGCATTTATCCGAGCCCTTCACACCTTCTTCAGGTACGAACAAACAGATATTACCAATTGGGAACGTGCCGTTGTTGAATTCAAGGACAGAGTGCCAGCACTCGGCAAACGCGCCGCAGCACTCATCCAAAACGAAGGGGAGATCAACGCACGATTTCAGGAGGCGTTTGCGGATTTTTGCCGCCAGTGTCAGGAGGCGATTAATCCGAACCTCTCAAAATCTGCTGTGGAGGAGATGCTCATCCAACACCTCTTAACGGAGCGAATTTTCCGCACTGTTTTTGACAATCCCGATTTCACACGCCGAAATATCATCGCACGTGAAATTGAAAATGTGATTGATGCCCTCATACAGCAATCCTATAACCGCTCCGAACTCCTCCGAGAACTCAACCCATTCTACAGGGCAATTGAACGTGCCGCCGCAACCTTCATCGACTTCTCGCAGAAACAGCACTTTCTCAATACCGTATACGAGCAGTTTTTTCAAGGCTTCTCTGTCAAGGTTGCGGATACACACGGCATCGTCTATACACCGCAGCCGATTGTCAATTTCATGGTAAAGAGCGTTTCACATCTCCTTGAAACCGAGTTTGGACGTTCACTTTCGGATACAGGGGTTCACCTCATCGATCCATTCGTCGGCACCGGCAACTTCATCGTGCGGCTCATACAAGAAATCAACAAAACCGCACTCAAAGCGAAATATAGCAATGAACTCCACTGCAATGAAGTCTTGTTGATGCCGTATTACATTGCGAGTATGAACATTGAGCATGAGTTCTATGTTGCCACAAAACAGTATCAGCCTTTTGATAATCTCTGTCTTGTGGACACCTTTGATTTGACAACAGAACGTCAGTTATCCATGTTCGCACCAGAGAACACCCGTCGGGTTGAAAAACAGAAGCAAACCGAGATGTTTGTGGTAATTGGCAATCCACCCTATAATGCGCGCCAGATGGATGAAAACGATGCCAACCGGAATCGGAAATATCCTGTGTTGGATAAACAGATTCAGGAGACGTATGCTCAAGCCTCCAGCGCGACGAACAAAACTTCACTCTATGATCCCTATGTCAAAGCAATTTTCTGGGCATTAGATCGGATTGAAGGGGAGGGGATTGTCGCATTCATAACGAATCACAACTTTATCACCGGTCAGGCATTCGACGGGATGCGGAAACACCTCGCTGAGGCGTGTGATGCGATCTATCTGCTGGATTTGGGGGGCAATGTCCGTAAAGGTCACGCAGGCGATTCCAATGTCTTTGACATTCAGGTAGGGGTGAGCATCAACCTGTTTGTGAAAAAGCATCAAGACGGTAAAGGACCTGCCCGTATTTTTTACAACGTCGAGACCGCTGAGATGAACAAAGAAACAACGTTTGAATTTCTGGACACATGTGAACACGTCGGCAGTGTCAATTGGCAAACGATTCAACCCGATGCACGCCATACTTGGCTCACCGAGGGGCTGCGTGAGGATTTTGAAACCTTTGTGCCAATCGGAAGTAAGGCAGCAAAAGCAGAGAAGGGTGAGGTTTCAGGTGTGATTTTCCATCAATTTAGCAGTGGGGTAAAGACAAATCGTGATGCATGGGCGATCAACTTTGATCAAGACACACTCGCCACAAACGTCCAGCGAATGACAGAATTCTATAATACGCAGGTGTTTAAGTGGCAAGGGATTGTGGACAAATCAGGTATAGACCTTGATGATTTTGTGGTGTATGATCACGAGAAAATTAGTTGGAGTTCAGGTTTAAAACAAAAACTGATGGGTGGATATATTGCAGAATTCACCCCAGAAAAAGTAAGGAAGACACTCTATCGTCCATTCACAAAATCGCGATTTTACTTTGATAGATTCATGGTAGAGAGGGTGTACGTATTTCCTTCAATCTTTCCTACACCTGAAACTGAAGCAGGGAACCGAGTCATTTGTGTCAATATTTCGCAAGAGAAACCATTTACCTGTCTCATGACTAATTGCATTCCTGAGCATATTATGACAGGTGGTTTCGGCTCAGCTGGCCAATATTTTCCTTTTTATATCTACGATGAAGACGGCACAAACAGACGGGAAAACATCACAGATTGGGCATTGACGCAATTCCGGGAGCGTTATACAGACGAGCAGGTTACCAAATGGGATATTTTTCACTATACCTACGCACTCTTGCATCATCCTGTGTACCGCGAGCGGTATCAGGTGAATCTCAAACGGGATTTACCCAATATCCCGTTTGCCCCTAAATTTTGGGAATTCGTTGAGACGGGAAGGCGGTTAGCGGAAATTCATGTCCACTACGAAGACCAACCGCAGTATAACTTAGACCTGATTGAAACACCAGATATGCCGCTGGATTGGCATGTAGAACAAATGCGGTTCTCCAAAGACAAAACACAGATAAAATACAACGATTTTCTCACACTGGCAGGGATCCCCGCAGAGGTATTTGAGTATCGGTTAGGGAACCGCTCAGCGTTGGAGTGGGTGGTCGATCAGTATCGCGTAAAAACAGATAGACGGAGCGGCATTGAGAATAATCCGAACCGCGCGGATGATGAGAAATACATCGTCGATCTCATTCGGAAGGTGATCAGTGTAAGTTTGGAGACAGTGGGGATTGTTGAGAGGTTGTCGGCATTAGATATTGACAGGGAGGAATCATAA
- a CDS encoding AAA family ATPase: MRREKEDRKVRWFETRGPVYVEDNYVVARTEELADFVDRLKKGRYIVLFAPRQTGKTTFFQNALNTLEDQERLYFPIHLNFEGYVDSNAPTFYTSLCEEICKQIKKVFQKRQEAPSDRLNRFLANAKITEHISMRIFFEDLGRLLEEQRFVLIIDEFDGIPQDAIRGFLHSLRHIYLSGRTRCPHSVGIVGVKSITQLNYDRSVSPFNIQDEFHLPNFTCQQVQELLAQYTDEVGQAFAPEVTTAIHRQTAGQPFLVNRCAQILTEVLHIPKTEMITMTHFSKAHRQLLEERNPNIEHLLTNIRRDRQFESLLMRITSYERGLHFNPDDEIIAELATYGVIAKSADGMCEIVNPIYQHRILQAFKPLFNGLEGEYFSEENGDDFIDYLTSDGAIALEALLDNFQAFIARAGFRILQVPNTPQEYVGQYLLYAYLDHFIRSVGADMFLEVQTGRGRMDLIILHNGQKYIVETKIWEGERRYQAGKKQLSRYLKLEGAREGYYVVFDHRATPEPRVETETLEGLTIRSYVIPVLQTHPSSV, encoded by the coding sequence TTGCGGCGGGAAAAGGAGGATAGAAAAGTGAGATGGTTTGAGACCCGCGGGCCTGTCTATGTTGAGGATAACTACGTCGTCGCACGCACTGAGGAACTTGCGGATTTTGTGGACCGATTAAAAAAAGGCAGATATATCGTCCTTTTTGCGCCGCGCCAGACAGGCAAGACAACCTTCTTCCAAAATGCGCTCAACACGCTTGAAGACCAAGAGCGTCTCTATTTCCCAATACACCTTAATTTTGAGGGATACGTGGACAGTAATGCCCCTACTTTTTATACGTCCCTCTGCGAAGAGATATGCAAGCAAATTAAAAAGGTCTTTCAAAAACGCCAAGAGGCTCCCTCCGACAGGCTCAACCGTTTCTTAGCGAACGCGAAGATAACCGAACACATTTCAATGCGAATTTTTTTTGAAGACCTTGGGCGCCTGTTGGAAGAGCAACGGTTCGTTCTGATTATCGACGAGTTTGACGGTATCCCCCAAGACGCGATCAGAGGATTTCTGCACTCGCTTCGCCATATTTACCTCTCTGGAAGGACGCGATGCCCACACAGTGTCGGCATCGTGGGTGTCAAGAGCATCACACAACTCAACTACGACAGATCCGTCTCCCCATTCAATATACAAGACGAGTTTCACTTACCCAACTTCACCTGCCAGCAGGTACAAGAACTCTTGGCACAGTATACCGATGAAGTCGGACAAGCCTTCGCGCCTGAGGTTACTACCGCCATTCACAGACAAACTGCCGGACAACCTTTCCTCGTCAATAGGTGCGCCCAAATTCTCACTGAGGTGTTACACATCCCGAAAACCGAAATGATTACGATGACACACTTCTCTAAAGCACATCGGCAACTCCTTGAGGAACGGAATCCTAACATTGAGCATCTGCTTACCAATATCCGCAGGGACCGCCAGTTTGAAAGTCTCCTGATGCGGATCACTTCTTATGAGAGGGGTTTACATTTCAATCCAGATGATGAAATCATAGCGGAACTCGCTACGTATGGGGTCATCGCAAAAAGTGCTGATGGGATGTGTGAGATCGTCAACCCGATCTATCAGCACCGGATTCTGCAAGCCTTCAAGCCGTTGTTTAATGGGTTAGAGGGCGAGTACTTCTCCGAAGAAAACGGGGACGATTTTATTGATTATCTCACCTCTGACGGCGCGATTGCACTGGAGGCCCTCCTTGATAACTTTCAGGCGTTCATCGCCCGTGCTGGGTTCCGTATTTTGCAGGTGCCGAATACACCCCAAGAATACGTCGGTCAATACCTACTTTACGCCTATCTGGATCACTTTATCCGCAGCGTCGGTGCGGATATGTTCCTTGAAGTCCAAACCGGGCGCGGCAGAATGGACCTTATCATTCTCCACAACGGTCAGAAATACATCGTTGAGACGAAGATATGGGAAGGCGAGCGGCGGTATCAGGCAGGGAAAAAACAACTATCGAGGTATCTCAAGTTAGAGGGAGCGAGAGAAGGTTATTATGTCGTGTTTGACCATCGTGCTACCCCGGAACCCCGTGTCGAAACGGAGACCCTTGAAGGCCTAACGATTCGGAGTTACGTGATTCCGGTACTGCAGACGCATCCCTCATCGGTTTAG
- a CDS encoding tetratricopeptide repeat protein has product MSTFRFGKNNLLLTDIVPSMPQLLDNSKPVQTRTSESTVPAPYPETAYQWLARVLDGLIDFGRRHGHYGIIELTEDEYQWLDDVLEELIYSIGEDENHPLAPLMEFVIRLIANYEDKYVPKLTELFPGLAEEAPVEVPNKNSNPPPYASELSDNELAAHGFFSIGCLLWEGGKTEKALSAYDTAVRLQPNYAEVYNNRGNIKSRLDSRDAALDDYGEAIRLNPNFAEAYSNRGSTKFRLGKHAAALADLNAAIRLQPNFMNTYANRGVAQLGLGNIDAAKSDFQVALELVEQQENDNLKTFVEEQLQQLNQAASKQNNKKPRRGGQWKGKVKIAEDFDELPEPFMESFRREDE; this is encoded by the coding sequence ATGTCAACATTCAGATTTGGGAAAAATAACCTTTTGCTCACGGACATCGTGCCAAGTATGCCCCAATTGTTGGATAACTCTAAACCTGTACAAACGCGCACATCCGAATCAACTGTACCCGCTCCGTATCCCGAAACTGCTTATCAGTGGTTAGCGAGGGTATTAGATGGATTAATCGATTTCGGACGACGGCATGGACATTACGGTATCATTGAACTGACCGAAGACGAGTATCAATGGTTGGACGATGTATTAGAAGAGTTAATCTATTCCATTGGTGAAGATGAAAACCACCCCTTAGCACCACTGATGGAATTCGTTATTCGGCTCATTGCCAACTATGAGGATAAATACGTCCCAAAACTGACAGAGTTGTTTCCAGGATTGGCAGAGGAGGCACCTGTTGAAGTTCCTAACAAAAACAGCAACCCGCCACCTTACGCCTCAGAACTGAGTGATAACGAACTTGCTGCGCACGGATTCTTCTCGATCGGTTGTCTTCTCTGGGAAGGTGGGAAGACAGAAAAAGCACTTTCTGCTTACGACACCGCAGTTCGGTTGCAACCAAACTATGCAGAAGTTTACAACAACCGAGGCAATATCAAAAGTAGATTGGACTCGCGTGATGCTGCCCTTGACGATTACGGTGAGGCGATTCGTCTCAATCCGAATTTCGCTGAAGCCTACAGCAACCGGGGATCTACAAAATTCAGACTCGGCAAGCACGCTGCAGCGCTTGCTGACCTAAACGCGGCGATTCGTCTACAACCTAATTTCATGAATACTTACGCCAATCGCGGTGTGGCACAGTTGGGTTTGGGCAACATTGACGCAGCAAAATCGGATTTTCAGGTTGCTTTAGAACTGGTAGAACAACAAGAGAACGATAACCTCAAAACCTTTGTTGAGGAGCAGTTACAACAACTCAATCAGGCAGCCTCAAAACAAAACAACAAGAAACCGCGCCGCGGTGGACAGTGGAAGGGAAAAGTCAAAATAGCCGAAGACTTTGACGAACTCCCTGAACCTTTTATGGAATCCTTTCGGCGGGAAGACGAATGA
- a CDS encoding DUF368 domain-containing protein: MDSLRLFINGFLIGIANIIPGMSGGTLALVLGIYERLIGALRRIGLSTVKKLLRGATLRKNALEDAKAELRRIDFGFLSLLGIGAIAAVLLTSKLIVYLLNHHHDATYGFFSGLILISILIPMRMLKAFGWKELLVLVIAVALIFSLSIGTTEKQLDRVAYKSGIETTTGSAVSERGTALPTSWELVLFFGSGALAISAMILPGISGSFLMLALGVYFPLLTAINTMLESIPELLKGIFEASLLGSLLIIGFTTVGCLFGLLAFTRLLNYLLEHYRNLTIAFLIGLMVGSLYGLWPFREFTLIDGERIDTAHILPHFDMNLLITLAAFFVGCGVIYLFTRLEN; the protein is encoded by the coding sequence ATGGATTCACTTCGGCTCTTTATTAACGGTTTTCTGATAGGTATCGCCAACATCATCCCCGGTATGAGTGGCGGGACGCTTGCCCTCGTTTTAGGTATCTATGAACGGCTCATCGGTGCTTTACGGCGTATCGGGCTTTCAACGGTAAAAAAACTGTTGAGAGGTGCGACCTTACGAAAAAACGCTCTGGAAGACGCAAAGGCAGAACTCCGTCGAATTGATTTCGGTTTTCTATCACTGTTAGGCATCGGTGCGATCGCCGCCGTGCTGCTCACATCAAAACTGATTGTTTATCTATTAAACCATCACCACGATGCGACTTACGGGTTCTTTAGCGGGTTAATTCTGATCTCTATCCTGATACCGATGCGTATGCTCAAGGCGTTCGGTTGGAAAGAACTGTTAGTCCTCGTGATCGCTGTTGCCTTGATATTCAGTCTGTCTATCGGGACAACGGAAAAACAGTTAGATCGGGTGGCGTATAAATCTGGGATAGAAACAACGACAGGGAGCGCGGTATCCGAACGCGGCACTGCGCTGCCAACGTCCTGGGAACTCGTGCTTTTTTTTGGGAGCGGCGCGCTGGCGATTTCAGCAATGATTCTGCCCGGTATCAGCGGCTCGTTTCTGATGCTTGCACTCGGGGTCTATTTCCCCCTCTTGACGGCGATAAACACAATGTTAGAGAGTATTCCAGAATTGCTCAAAGGGATTTTTGAGGCGTCATTGTTGGGAAGTTTACTCATTATCGGTTTCACAACAGTTGGATGCTTGTTCGGACTCTTAGCATTTACACGCTTGCTCAACTACCTACTGGAACACTATCGCAACCTGACGATTGCCTTTCTCATTGGACTGATGGTAGGTTCACTTTACGGGTTATGGCCCTTTCGCGAGTTCACACTGATAGATGGGGAACGGATAGACACGGCTCACATTTTACCGCACTTTGATATGAACCTACTTATCACGCTGGCGGCTTTTTTTGTCGGTTGTGGGGTTATCTACTTATTTACGCGCTTAGAGAATTAG
- a CDS encoding glycosyltransferase family 2 protein, producing MKACLLLPAYNESKTIGQIIQESSAFISEIVVIDDGSSDETAEIAVACRAVCLRNATNCGKGNALRKGFAYALKHGYELVFTMDSDGQHQPADIPRFLEHFDDRGPDILIGARETKDLRTSMPLHRRINNCFISYVGSKLCGQRVPDFQSGYRLIRAEVLRQVHLETERYEMESELLIKAGRLGFRIESLPIPTRYGDEVSHIKPLREIWLFTKLLLRSL from the coding sequence ATGAAAGCATGTCTGTTGCTACCGGCTTACAATGAATCTAAAACAATTGGACAGATAATTCAGGAATCCTCTGCGTTTATCAGTGAGATTGTTGTCATTGATGACGGTTCATCAGATGAAACAGCGGAGATCGCAGTTGCCTGTCGCGCGGTCTGTTTGCGGAACGCTACGAACTGTGGGAAAGGGAACGCCTTACGAAAGGGGTTTGCCTATGCCCTCAAACACGGATACGAGCTGGTTTTCACGATGGATAGCGATGGGCAACATCAGCCTGCGGATATACCCCGTTTCTTGGAACACTTTGACGATAGAGGTCCGGACATACTCATAGGGGCAAGAGAAACCAAGGATTTGCGGACATCCATGCCGCTGCACAGACGGATTAATAACTGCTTCATTTCTTATGTCGGTTCAAAGTTGTGTGGACAACGGGTGCCAGATTTTCAATCGGGATATCGGCTTATTCGTGCTGAAGTCCTGCGACAGGTTCACTTGGAAACAGAGCGTTATGAAATGGAATCTGAACTGCTGATAAAAGCAGGACGGCTCGGGTTCCGAATCGAAAGTTTACCGATTCCGACACGGTATGGTGACGAAGTCAGCCACATCAAACCGCTTCGAGAGATATGGCTCTTTACAAAGTTATTGCTTCGCAGTTTGTGA
- the recN gene encoding DNA repair protein RecN produces the protein MIETLSIRNIALIDELDLELAPGLNIFTGETGAGKSVILRSIGLVLGERTSADIVREDADFAEVVASVAPDAEHPIWHTNADETADPVLKGAFTDILDPSDAVILARRITANGRSRCQVNGRLVNLKQLQALGTLLVDIHGQHEHQSLFRTQTHLKLLDDFGGNSEAQRHVGKIHAQLRTLQQEAASLAETLKASEREKELLEFEIKELTSAHLEEGEDEKLADEARILKNAEALRKSANYVYQQLEDNGSGMGNHGSPLERLRDAAKELIKLSEIDDSLSELGDRLESSLYELEDITSQVRYYAETIESNSMRLDEVTDRLALIAKLKRRYGNTIAEILAYHADAEEKLETLHLGTEKQDLLQTEIDNTIREAQHLCTTLSAKRQHIAQHLSERIEKELRTLGMDKAEFHASVRLMPDARGPFQIDGQRYAFRADGMDDVEFLIAPNVGSEARPIVRIASGGEISRIMLALKTVLVQVDEIPTLLFDEIDSGIGGKVADVVGKKLKELSASSQVICITHLPQIARFADRHFRVEKQVIGERTLITAKSLTAAEQVNEIARMHGGEETEIGLAHARELLSEK, from the coding sequence ATGATCGAAACACTCTCTATTCGCAACATTGCCCTCATAGATGAACTTGATTTGGAACTGGCACCGGGTCTGAATATTTTCACGGGCGAGACGGGTGCTGGTAAGTCGGTTATTCTCAGGTCGATCGGATTGGTATTGGGTGAGAGAACCTCCGCGGACATTGTCCGTGAAGATGCCGATTTCGCGGAAGTGGTAGCAAGCGTTGCTCCCGACGCTGAACATCCGATCTGGCACACAAACGCAGATGAAACGGCTGATCCGGTCTTGAAAGGTGCTTTTACGGATATATTGGATCCATCGGACGCGGTGATCCTCGCCAGGAGAATCACAGCAAACGGTAGGAGTCGTTGCCAAGTCAACGGACGCTTGGTGAATTTGAAGCAACTGCAAGCCCTCGGCACACTACTTGTCGATATACACGGTCAACACGAACATCAATCGTTATTTAGAACACAAACGCATCTTAAACTCTTGGACGATTTCGGCGGTAACAGTGAGGCACAACGACACGTCGGCAAGATACATGCCCAGTTACGAACCTTGCAACAAGAAGCAGCGTCTCTGGCGGAGACCTTGAAAGCATCAGAACGGGAAAAGGAACTCCTCGAATTTGAAATTAAAGAGCTGACTTCGGCACATCTGGAGGAAGGCGAAGACGAAAAATTGGCAGATGAAGCGCGGATCCTTAAGAACGCAGAGGCGTTGCGGAAGTCCGCAAACTATGTGTATCAACAACTGGAGGACAATGGCTCTGGGATGGGAAATCACGGCAGCCCACTTGAACGCTTGAGAGATGCCGCCAAGGAACTGATAAAATTGTCCGAAATCGATGACAGTCTCTCGGAATTGGGAGACCGGTTGGAATCATCGCTTTACGAATTGGAGGACATCACTTCACAGGTCCGGTACTATGCAGAAACGATCGAATCTAATTCAATGCGGTTGGACGAAGTGACCGATCGGTTAGCGTTGATAGCGAAACTCAAACGACGCTACGGAAACACTATTGCAGAGATATTGGCGTATCACGCCGATGCGGAAGAAAAATTAGAGACGCTCCACCTCGGCACAGAGAAACAGGATTTGCTGCAAACGGAGATCGACAACACCATTCGAGAAGCGCAACATCTATGCACCACGCTCTCTGCGAAGCGGCAGCACATTGCTCAGCATCTTTCAGAACGGATCGAAAAGGAGTTACGCACGCTCGGTATGGACAAAGCGGAATTTCATGCCTCCGTTCGGCTTATGCCGGATGCGCGGGGTCCGTTTCAGATAGACGGGCAACGCTATGCCTTCCGCGCGGACGGGATGGACGACGTGGAATTCTTAATTGCACCGAATGTAGGATCCGAAGCGCGTCCGATCGTCAGAATCGCATCAGGGGGTGAAATCTCGCGTATCATGCTCGCCCTCAAAACAGTGCTCGTTCAAGTCGACGAGATCCCAACACTCCTCTTTGACGAAATCGACAGCGGTATTGGCGGCAAGGTTGCAGACGTAGTTGGCAAAAAGTTGAAGGAACTCTCAGCATCTTCTCAGGTTATCTGCATTACACATTTGCCACAGATTGCCCGTTTTGCAGATAGACATTTTCGGGTCGAAAAGCAGGTGATCGGCGAGCGGACCCTGATTACTGCGAAATCGTTGACCGCAGCAGAACAGGTTAACGAAATCGCCCGAATGCACGGCGGTGAAGAAACCGAAATAGGACTTGCACATGCCCGAGAACTATTGTCTGAAAAATAG